The proteins below are encoded in one region of Neisseriales bacterium:
- the secA gene encoding preprotein translocase subunit SecA, translating into MFLTLLKKVFGSRNERLLKIYHAVVAQINAMESGMQQLSDEELSHKTTDLREALANGKTLDAILPEAFAVCREASRRVLGLRHFDVQLIGGIALHDGKIAEMRTGEGKTLVATLAVYLNALSGNGVHVITVNDYLASRDAATLEPLYNFLGLTVGVNLSQIPHHLKKVAYTADITYGTNNEFGFDYLRDNMVFKPSDQVQRPLEFAVVDEVDSILIDEARTPLIISGSSEDNIALYERMNKLPSQLKRQATEDDKGDYWVDEQSRNVLLSEAGHERCEAILSKMGLIGKGSSLYSVANLGLMHHVMLALKAHCLFHVDQHYVKRDNEIVIVDEFTGRLMPGRRWGDGLHQAIEAKEGVTINRENQTLASITFQNYFRLYHKLAGMTGTADTEAYEFQQIYGLETVVIPTNQPMIRQDFQDQVYRTAQEKYQAIIDAIKICHDKGQPVLVGTTNIENSELISQLLNQANLKHNILNAKEHEREAEIVTQAGRLQMITVATNMAGRGTDIVLGGNPAADIKLIEQNTVLSASERDERIAQIKSKWEVAHQAVIAAGGLHIIGTERHESRRIDNQLRGRSGRQGDPGSSRFYLSLEDPLLRIFASDRVATIMQSLKMPKGEAIEHPWVTRALENAQKKVEGRNFDIRKQLIEYDDVINDQRKVIYQQRKAILNEDRIQSITAQMREDVLSDVVRTHMSPDVIDEQWNLPLLEKTLQMEYGLSAPVTTWLKETPELDTEQITKKVLSMALQHYQQKIQLIGQEAMDCFERYLLLQTLDTHWREHIATIEHLRRGIHLRGYAQKHPKQEYKREAFELFGTMLDSIKSHVVGVLLSVEFNTEQDIKAIQPSHNQPLQLVHDESDSLLEEVAQPAEATQPAKHSPIVRTDPRIGRNESCPCGSGKKYKHCHGKLY; encoded by the coding sequence ATGTTTTTGACGCTTCTTAAAAAGGTATTTGGTAGTCGCAACGAGCGATTACTTAAAATCTATCACGCCGTGGTTGCACAAATCAATGCAATGGAATCCGGAATGCAACAGCTTTCTGACGAAGAGCTATCGCACAAGACAACTGATTTGCGGGAAGCGTTAGCAAATGGCAAAACACTGGATGCAATTTTACCGGAAGCATTTGCGGTATGTCGTGAAGCTTCCCGACGTGTATTGGGTTTACGTCATTTTGATGTACAGCTTATTGGCGGCATAGCATTGCATGATGGCAAGATTGCTGAAATGCGAACCGGGGAAGGTAAAACGCTAGTAGCAACTTTAGCGGTGTATCTTAATGCACTCTCGGGTAATGGAGTACATGTCATCACGGTAAACGATTACCTAGCCAGTCGCGATGCAGCTACACTGGAGCCACTATATAACTTTCTTGGATTGACGGTCGGTGTCAATTTATCACAAATACCACACCATTTAAAGAAAGTAGCTTACACAGCAGATATCACATACGGTACCAATAACGAATTCGGTTTTGATTATTTACGTGACAATATGGTTTTTAAGCCGAGCGATCAAGTACAACGACCGCTTGAATTTGCGGTAGTCGATGAAGTTGATTCTATATTGATTGATGAAGCAAGAACGCCACTGATTATTTCTGGTTCTTCTGAAGATAATATTGCACTTTACGAGCGTATGAATAAGCTGCCGAGTCAACTAAAACGCCAAGCAACAGAAGATGATAAAGGAGACTACTGGGTTGATGAGCAATCACGTAATGTACTTTTATCTGAAGCGGGTCATGAGCGCTGTGAAGCCATTTTATCTAAAATGGGTTTGATTGGAAAAGGTAGTAGTCTTTATTCTGTCGCTAATTTGGGGCTGATGCACCATGTGATGTTAGCATTAAAAGCACATTGTTTATTCCATGTTGATCAGCATTATGTCAAGCGGGATAATGAAATTGTAATTGTAGACGAATTTACAGGTCGACTCATGCCGGGTCGGCGTTGGGGGGACGGTCTGCATCAAGCAATTGAAGCCAAAGAAGGGGTAACCATTAACCGCGAAAACCAAACATTGGCTTCTATTACTTTCCAAAACTATTTCAGACTCTACCATAAACTTGCTGGTATGACGGGTACTGCAGACACAGAAGCTTACGAATTTCAGCAGATTTATGGTTTAGAAACGGTGGTCATACCGACCAATCAACCAATGATTCGTCAAGATTTTCAAGATCAAGTTTACCGCACTGCTCAAGAAAAATATCAAGCTATTATTGATGCAATTAAAATTTGCCATGACAAAGGTCAACCAGTTTTGGTGGGTACCACTAATATTGAAAATTCGGAACTTATTTCACAACTACTCAATCAGGCAAATTTAAAACACAACATCTTAAATGCTAAAGAGCATGAAAGAGAGGCTGAAATTGTTACGCAAGCAGGACGTTTGCAAATGATTACGGTAGCAACTAATATGGCTGGCCGTGGTACAGATATCGTGTTAGGTGGTAATCCTGCTGCTGATATTAAGCTCATTGAGCAAAATACAGTACTTTCAGCAAGTGAACGTGATGAACGTATTGCGCAAATTAAAAGTAAATGGGAAGTAGCGCATCAAGCCGTCATAGCAGCGGGTGGATTGCATATTATTGGTACCGAGCGCCACGAATCACGGCGCATTGATAACCAATTACGTGGGCGGTCTGGAAGACAAGGCGATCCAGGCTCTAGTCGGTTTTATCTGTCTTTAGAAGATCCGCTATTGCGGATTTTTGCTTCGGATCGCGTTGCTACAATTATGCAAAGTTTAAAAATGCCAAAAGGCGAAGCAATTGAGCATCCTTGGGTAACACGTGCTTTAGAGAATGCACAAAAAAAAGTGGAAGGGAGAAACTTTGATATTCGTAAACAATTGATTGAATATGATGATGTTATTAATGATCAACGTAAAGTGATTTATCAGCAGCGCAAAGCGATTTTGAATGAGGATAGGATACAGTCAATCACTGCTCAGATGCGAGAGGATGTACTTTCAGATGTCGTGCGTACCCATATGTCACCGGATGTGATCGATGAACAGTGGAATTTGCCGTTACTTGAAAAAACATTACAGATGGAATATGGCTTATCTGCTCCAGTAACTACATGGTTGAAAGAAACGCCTGAATTGGACACTGAACAAATTACTAAAAAAGTGCTGAGTATGGCATTGCAACACTACCAACAAAAAATACAGCTGATTGGACAAGAAGCTATGGATTGTTTTGAGCGGTACTTATTGTTACAAACATTGGATACACATTGGCGGGAACATATTGCAACGATAGAACACTTAAGGCGTGGTATTCATCTTCGTGGCTACGCACAAAAACATCCTAAACAAGAATACAAGCGCGAAGCGTTCGAGTTATTTGGTACTATGCTGGATTCCATTAAAAGCCATGTTGTCGGTGTACTACTGTCGGTAGAGTTTAATACTGAGCAGGATATTAAAGCGATACAACCTAGTCATAATCAACCCTTACAGTTGGTTCATGATGAAAGTGATTCGCTGCTTGAAGAAGTAGCACAACCGGCAGAAGCTACGCAACCTGCTAAACACTCCCCAATCGTTCGTACAGACCCACGTATTGGTCGCAATGAATCGTGTCCTTGCGGTAGCGGCAAGAAGTATAAACATTGCCACGGAAAACTGTATTGA
- a CDS encoding DUF721 domain-containing protein — MPTITEHHCLDFCQQNTQLSKLIQSAKLQLQCAHILNTLLPNNLSTQCQVVKINDDGVLLILAKTGTIAKKLQWLSLSWQSEFMRHGLPVKTIKVSVLPSVTSVAKPQLNAKK, encoded by the coding sequence ATGCCTACTATAACCGAACATCATTGTTTAGATTTTTGTCAGCAAAATACACAGCTTTCTAAGCTTATTCAGTCAGCAAAATTACAACTGCAGTGTGCACACATACTCAATACCTTATTACCCAACAATTTATCTACTCAATGTCAGGTTGTAAAAATCAATGATGATGGTGTTCTCTTAATTCTTGCTAAAACGGGCACTATTGCTAAAAAATTACAGTGGTTATCGCTTAGTTGGCAAAGTGAATTTATGCGGCATGGGTTACCAGTAAAAACAATTAAAGTCAGTGTGCTGCCTTCGGTTACATCAGTTGCTAAACCTCAGCTTAATGCAAAAAAATAG
- a CDS encoding RNA pyrophosphohydrolase, with protein sequence MIRLARYRHNVGMIIVNQHNQVFWAKRAGQNVWQFPQGGIQHGESPKEAMYRELFEETGLLPAHVNVLGQTQNWIRYDIPAHLLKPLYRFLYRGQQQIWFLMRLIVEDSFITLDASAPSEFDKWCWLDYWKPTQEVVNFKQAVYREALQILSVHLIDLMPNTY encoded by the coding sequence ATGATCCGATTGGCACGATACCGACATAATGTAGGTATGATTATCGTTAATCAGCATAATCAGGTGTTTTGGGCAAAAAGAGCGGGGCAGAATGTATGGCAATTTCCGCAAGGCGGTATTCAACACGGAGAAAGTCCGAAAGAGGCGATGTATCGTGAGCTATTTGAAGAAACTGGGTTACTACCAGCTCATGTTAATGTATTAGGTCAAACGCAAAACTGGATACGATATGATATACCAGCGCACCTACTAAAACCTTTATATCGTTTTTTATATCGCGGACAGCAGCAAATATGGTTTCTGATGCGCCTGATCGTAGAAGACAGTTTTATTACTTTGGATGCTTCAGCGCCATCAGAATTTGATAAATGGTGCTGGCTTGACTATTGGAAACCTACTCAAGAAGTAGTGAATTTTAAGCAAGCAGTGTATCGAGAAGCTTTACAGATACTTTCTGTCCATTTAATTGATCTGATGCCTAACACTTATTAA
- the dnaB gene encoding replicative DNA helicase has translation MNDKSLVVGDNLDELKVPPHAIEAEQSVIGALLLDNLAWDKIADKISEEDFYRQEHRLIYQEIKRLVNQSHPADIVTVAESLENNHCLTEIGGLVYLSALVNNTPSSANILRYVEIVRERSIMRQLIAASIEIAETAYVPQGRDIKEILDGAENKIFQIAENTHRNRQGFNKISLLLTRATERIDLLCQRDNPNEVTGVPTGFIDLDKKTSGLQDGDLIIVAGRPSMGKTAFAMNMAEHAAINHHLPVIIFSMETSGVQLVTRMLGSVGRIDQQVLRTGQLKNEDWPKLREAISNLSETHIYIDETPALTVLELRARARRMARQFDGKVGLIIVDYIQLMSGNNIKNDNRSVELGEISRGLKTLAKELNVPVIALSQLSRLVEHRTDKRPVMSDLRESGAIEQDADLIIFMYRDEYYNPDSPNKGLAEAIISKQRNGPTGKIHLAFLGNLVRFDNATQDWSSTGQSSYMPE, from the coding sequence ATCAACGATAAAAGCTTGGTAGTAGGTGATAATTTAGATGAACTAAAAGTACCACCTCATGCTATTGAAGCTGAGCAATCTGTAATCGGTGCTTTATTGCTAGATAATCTAGCTTGGGATAAGATTGCCGACAAAATTAGTGAAGAGGATTTTTATCGGCAAGAACATCGCCTGATTTATCAGGAAATTAAACGCCTGGTCAATCAGTCGCATCCTGCTGATATTGTAACCGTTGCCGAGTCATTAGAAAACAACCATTGTTTGACCGAAATCGGTGGATTGGTATACCTATCAGCGCTGGTCAACAATACCCCCTCTTCTGCCAATATATTACGTTACGTAGAAATTGTCAGAGAACGCTCTATTATGCGCCAGCTCATTGCAGCTAGTATAGAAATTGCAGAGACGGCTTATGTCCCTCAAGGTCGCGATATCAAAGAAATTCTTGACGGAGCAGAAAACAAAATTTTTCAGATTGCCGAAAACACACATCGCAATCGACAAGGTTTTAACAAAATTTCTTTATTACTGACAAGGGCTACCGAACGCATTGATCTGCTCTGCCAACGCGACAACCCGAATGAAGTAACGGGCGTTCCTACTGGCTTTATTGATCTAGATAAAAAAACATCTGGTTTACAAGATGGAGATCTAATTATCGTAGCAGGTCGCCCCTCCATGGGTAAAACAGCTTTTGCAATGAATATGGCAGAACACGCCGCTATCAATCACCACTTGCCAGTGATTATATTTTCGATGGAGACAAGTGGCGTACAGCTGGTCACAAGAATGTTGGGTTCTGTTGGTAGGATTGATCAACAAGTGCTACGAACAGGTCAATTAAAAAATGAGGATTGGCCTAAGCTTAGAGAAGCAATTTCGAATTTATCTGAAACCCACATTTACATAGACGAAACACCTGCTTTGACAGTGTTAGAGTTGCGAGCTAGAGCAAGGCGTATGGCTCGCCAATTTGATGGCAAAGTCGGGCTTATTATCGTTGACTATATTCAGTTGATGTCTGGAAACAATATTAAAAACGACAATCGTTCAGTGGAATTGGGGGAAATATCGCGTGGCTTAAAAACACTTGCTAAAGAACTGAATGTTCCGGTCATAGCCTTATCACAGCTCTCAAGACTTGTTGAGCACCGTACAGATAAGCGACCCGTCATGTCAGATTTACGTGAATCAGGCGCCATTGAACAGGATGCTGATCTAATTATTTTTATGTATCGCGATGAATACTATAATCCAGATTCACCTAACAAAGGTCTTGCTGAAGCAATTATTAGTAAACAACGTAACGGACCAACAGGTAAGATACATCTAGCCTTCTTAGGCAATCTCGTACGATTTGATAATGCGACGCAAGATTGGTCCAGTACAGGTCAATCATCTTACATGCCAGAATAA
- a CDS encoding electron transfer flavoprotein-ubiquinone oxidoreductase: MFYDVLIIGAGPSGLSAAICLKQLSAKIGRQLSVCVLEKASTIGAHSLSGAIFDIRTLDELLPNWTQLHAPIHTAVHSSRFLYLMRHHAIPLPLPPTMRHQGDYIISLSELCSFLASQAEALGVEIYPNFAASEILYDNQGAVRGVLTGVMGLNAEGKPSERYEPGIEMLAHQTILAEGCRGSLSQLVIKHFALATNSDPQLYGLGIKELWKIDQTLVRGGQVMHTIGWPLGQNAYGGGFLYCLTDGKVAVGFVTSLDYANPYLSPFEEFQRFKTHPIIRKILQGGQRIAYGARTLAEGGIQALPKLTFPGGVIVGDAAGFLNVPRIKGIHTAMKSGMLAAHAVHEALISQRVEANTYDDLFRQSWLYDELWAARNIRLAFLRGLYEGLIYSALDMYILKGHAPWTLHSRKPDHTCLRIANHCKPITYPKPDHCLTFDRTSSVFLANVVHREGQPVHLQLKDATIPISKNLALYDSPEVRYCPAQVYEINKGIDQPTLQIHAQNCIHCKACDIKDPTQNIIWTTPEGGSGPNYSGM; encoded by the coding sequence ATGTTCTATGACGTATTAATCATTGGAGCAGGTCCCTCTGGACTATCAGCGGCTATTTGCCTCAAGCAACTGAGCGCAAAAATAGGTCGCCAGCTATCTGTTTGTGTTTTAGAAAAAGCCTCAACCATAGGCGCGCATAGTTTATCTGGCGCTATATTCGATATACGTACTTTAGATGAACTATTACCTAATTGGACGCAACTTCATGCTCCGATACATACAGCTGTTCACAGTAGTCGTTTTTTATACTTAATGCGCCATCATGCTATTCCTTTGCCACTTCCACCCACTATGCGTCACCAAGGTGACTATATTATCAGCCTTAGCGAACTCTGCTCTTTTTTGGCATCGCAAGCCGAAGCATTAGGGGTAGAGATTTATCCTAATTTTGCTGCCTCGGAAATACTTTATGATAATCAAGGTGCAGTACGAGGGGTGCTCACAGGTGTAATGGGACTTAATGCAGAGGGCAAACCTAGTGAACGCTATGAACCTGGTATAGAGATGTTGGCTCATCAAACGATATTAGCCGAAGGTTGCCGTGGTTCGTTGAGTCAGTTAGTTATTAAGCATTTTGCGTTAGCTACTAACAGTGATCCGCAACTTTATGGATTAGGTATCAAAGAATTATGGAAGATAGATCAAACCTTGGTAAGGGGTGGTCAAGTAATGCATACCATTGGCTGGCCACTCGGTCAAAATGCTTATGGTGGTGGATTTTTATATTGCTTAACTGATGGCAAAGTAGCTGTCGGTTTTGTGACGAGCCTAGATTATGCCAATCCTTACCTTTCGCCCTTTGAAGAATTCCAACGTTTTAAAACGCATCCTATTATTAGAAAGATACTACAAGGTGGTCAACGTATTGCTTATGGCGCACGAACTTTAGCAGAAGGTGGTATACAGGCTTTGCCAAAACTAACTTTTCCGGGTGGTGTCATAGTAGGTGATGCGGCAGGTTTTTTAAACGTACCGCGTATCAAAGGAATTCATACAGCCATGAAGTCGGGCATGCTCGCAGCACATGCTGTGCATGAAGCACTCATAAGTCAACGCGTCGAAGCCAATACCTATGATGATTTGTTTCGTCAAAGTTGGCTTTACGATGAATTATGGGCTGCACGCAATATTCGGTTAGCATTTTTGCGAGGATTATATGAGGGACTTATTTATTCTGCTTTAGATATGTATATCCTCAAAGGTCATGCGCCTTGGACATTACATAGCCGTAAACCGGATCATACATGCTTGCGAATTGCTAACCACTGTAAGCCAATTACCTATCCTAAACCGGATCATTGTTTGACATTTGATCGAACGTCTTCCGTATTTCTTGCTAATGTAGTGCATCGTGAAGGCCAACCAGTGCATCTTCAGTTAAAGGATGCCACAATACCCATTAGCAAGAATTTAGCGCTATATGACTCGCCTGAAGTGCGTTATTGTCCAGCACAGGTGTATGAAATTAATAAAGGGATAGATCAACCCACCCTGCAAATTCACGCACAAAACTGTATACATTGCAAGGCCTGTGATATTAAAGATCCCACCCAAAATATTATTTGGACAACACCAGAAGGAGGTAGTGGCCCCAATTATTCTGGCATGTAA
- the asd gene encoding aspartate-semialdehyde dehydrogenase, with protein sequence MHTQAHRLPVGFIGWRGMVGSILMTRMKEEADFISLPIQPIFFSTSQTVDRGPDIGDGQLYPVKQAYDIDALCALPVIVTCQGGDYTNAVYPTLKQRGWRGYWIDAASTLRMDEEAVIILDPVNRPLIDKALRSGIRTYVGANCTVSLMLIALAGLFQEEAIEWVTTMTYQAASGAGAQHMRELILGMGAIYHSAQSDLINSHTPIIDIDRKITKCLTSDGFPKMHFDVPLAGNLIPWIDKDLSNGQSREEWKGSAETNKILGRKQHQIPIDGLCVRIGAMRCHSQALTIKLRKKMSMHAIEACIAQANDWVKVIPNKKEDSIEQLTPAAVSGSLVVPIGRLRKLTVGDDYLSAFTVGDQLLWGAAEPIRRMIKIVLTHQFECYQQQT encoded by the coding sequence ATGCATACCCAAGCTCATAGATTGCCTGTCGGATTTATCGGTTGGCGAGGTATGGTTGGATCGATACTTATGACACGCATGAAAGAAGAGGCGGATTTTATTTCTTTACCCATACAGCCTATATTTTTTAGTACTTCACAAACAGTTGATAGAGGTCCAGATATAGGTGACGGACAACTCTACCCGGTCAAACAAGCATATGATATCGATGCGTTATGTGCATTACCTGTCATTGTGACTTGTCAGGGTGGAGACTATACCAATGCTGTATATCCTACGCTAAAACAAAGAGGTTGGCGTGGCTATTGGATTGATGCGGCCAGTACATTACGTATGGATGAAGAAGCGGTTATTATACTTGATCCTGTCAATCGTCCTTTAATTGACAAAGCATTACGATCGGGTATTAGAACTTATGTTGGCGCTAATTGCACGGTAAGTTTAATGCTTATTGCTTTGGCGGGTTTATTTCAGGAAGAAGCGATTGAATGGGTAACGACAATGACTTATCAGGCAGCCTCTGGCGCAGGTGCTCAGCATATGCGAGAGTTGATTTTAGGTATGGGTGCTATTTATCATAGCGCACAATCCGATTTGATCAATTCTCATACTCCTATCATTGATATTGACCGCAAAATAACTAAATGCTTAACCAGTGATGGATTCCCCAAAATGCATTTTGATGTGCCGCTTGCTGGAAATTTAATCCCTTGGATTGATAAAGATTTAAGTAATGGTCAATCCAGAGAAGAATGGAAAGGTAGCGCAGAGACGAACAAAATATTAGGGCGTAAGCAACATCAAATTCCTATTGACGGTCTTTGTGTGCGTATTGGTGCTATGCGTTGTCACAGCCAAGCCCTAACAATTAAATTACGCAAAAAAATGTCTATGCATGCAATTGAAGCATGTATTGCACAGGCAAATGATTGGGTAAAAGTGATCCCCAATAAGAAAGAAGATAGCATAGAACAACTAACACCCGCTGCCGTATCAGGTAGTTTAGTAGTACCCATTGGACGTTTACGAAAACTTACAGTGGGTGATGATTATTTATCTGCTTTTACTGTAGGTGACCAGCTATTATGGGGTGCTGCGGAGCCCATCCGTAGGATGATCAAGATTGTGTTAACTCACCAATTTGAGTGTTACCAACAACAAACTTAA
- a CDS encoding inositol monophosphatase gives MHPMLNVAIKAARRGASVIRHAASKLDGIAIEKKDNDSIVTEVDRTAEEAIIGVILEAYPTHTVLAEESGFHLNQDATYQWFIDPLDGTTNFIHGHPQYAVSIALAHENQIEQAVVYDIERNNLFTATRGAGAYLNDRRIHVAKHSQLNAALLATSIPTFNPNSVHLYFNILRDMVALQISTRNEGSAVLDLCHVACGQIDGYFALHLKPWDMAAGALIVQEAGGLITDPYGEDHWQKTGHIVASNPKLLAQLLHIITPHMVNHMLPLPC, from the coding sequence ATGCACCCTATGCTCAATGTTGCAATTAAGGCCGCTAGGCGCGGCGCCAGTGTTATTCGGCATGCTGCTTCAAAGTTAGATGGCATCGCGATCGAAAAAAAGGATAATGATAGCATTGTCACCGAAGTGGATCGTACTGCAGAAGAAGCAATCATTGGCGTTATTCTAGAAGCTTACCCCACGCATACAGTATTGGCAGAAGAATCTGGTTTTCATCTCAACCAGGATGCAACCTACCAATGGTTTATTGATCCCTTGGATGGCACCACAAATTTCATTCACGGACATCCTCAGTATGCTGTATCCATCGCATTGGCTCACGAAAATCAAATAGAGCAAGCTGTTGTTTATGATATTGAGCGCAATAACTTATTTACTGCAACACGTGGCGCAGGTGCTTATCTTAATGACCGACGCATCCATGTTGCTAAACATAGCCAATTAAATGCTGCGCTACTTGCTACAAGCATCCCAACATTTAATCCCAACTCGGTTCATTTATATTTCAACATATTGCGCGATATGGTTGCTTTACAAATTAGCACACGTAATGAGGGTTCTGCGGTTCTAGATTTATGTCATGTTGCCTGCGGACAAATTGATGGCTATTTTGCTTTGCATCTTAAACCGTGGGATATGGCCGCTGGTGCATTAATTGTTCAAGAAGCAGGTGGGCTTATTACCGATCCCTATGGCGAAGATCACTGGCAAAAAACAGGGCATATTGTGGCATCTAATCCTAAGTTACTTGCTCAGCTTTTACATATCATTACACCGCATATGGTAAATCATATGTTGCCATTACCTTGCTAA